A genomic region of Haliotis asinina isolate JCU_RB_2024 chromosome 1, JCU_Hal_asi_v2, whole genome shotgun sequence contains the following coding sequences:
- the LOC137298374 gene encoding uncharacterized protein isoform X2, translating to MVKVSLLFLVSLLNEKFKLKDPTPKPVLKHHWAYTGEDGPDFWPLHYEKCGGQRQSPVSFEESMIEYNTNLPEFHLYNFDVYSQMTGNTILNITNNGHAASCALKGDYYVDGGGLAGHYRTAEFHFHWGGDSSQGSEHAINGMKYPLEMHVVNYAEKYGNLSEAMKHPDGLAVLGVFFKVSERDNPSLQPIMSALRNIIHYGSYEVVNNCSVRALLPKDLTSFYRYEGSLTTPPCHESVLWTVFTEVQEVSERQLNALRSLYEQDHESHSPHTGHSLAMKAPKKMANNFRPLQPLNRRRIYKSFPGSPPQESQSFPIPSATHSTSQTGTAAGVPGDHNQLAPIISGSATPIGTGTLLAEIIKNRGAVLAEVQNAQKQPVVISEANSKVPSSSQTVDAKGAARQTQQTLSEQNTDVKLPSAGTLGLMGNNPVEITTTKPAAPFVTLVSGKFLPPLLPGESMHQSGSVPNRLGMGPRIPYVRPYVNRTVMTSGALQKPSYNPNRSGGSKYNGPSAGVVWLFTTTRPPTRNRWTPNSHGYVRPLHPPSSTRVVYQRPPPSYHFRYPTPLQRPPQTVYLNTAPKPVRVQKPYFYNFYFNRNSPAPSRYSMSPGGFGGLDFGALGELKKRRRRSHPEHKPECKH from the exons ATCCGACGCCAAAGCCTGTTCTAAAACACCACTGGGCTTACACGGGGGAGGACG GTCCGGACTTTTGGCCTCTGCATTATGAGAAATGCGGGGGGCAACGTCAGTCACCCGTCAGCTTCGAAGAGAGCATGATAGAGTACAACACGAATCTCCCAGAATTTCACCTCTACAATTTTGACGTATATAGTCAAATGACGGGGAACACCATCTTGAACATAACGAACAATGGGCACGCTG CGAGTTGTGCACTCAAGGGAGACTACTACGTTGATGGCGGCGGTCTGGCTGGCCACTACAGAACTGCTGAGTTTCACTTCCACTGGGGTGGTGACAGCTCGCAGGGATCGGAACACGCCATTAACGGGATGAAGTATCCACTGGAA ATGCATGTCGTCAACTACGCTGAAAAGTACGGCAACCTGTCCGAGGCCATGAAACATCCAGACGGACTAGCAGTGCTTGGGGTCTTCTTCAAG GTGTCGGAGCGGGATAATCCCAGTCTACAGCCGATTATGTCTGCGCTGAGGAACATCATCCACTACG GTAGCTACGAGGTGGTCAACAACTGTTCAGTTCGGGCCTTACTGCCTAAAGACCTGACGTCCTTTTATCGGTACGAAGGCAGCTTGACCACTCCGCCCTGCCACGAGAGTGTGCTGTGGACAGTGTTCACTGAGGTCCAGGAAGTGTCCGAGAGACAG CTGAACGCACTACGGTCACTTTACGAACAGGACCATGAAAGCCATTCTCCTCATACTGGTCACAGCTTGGCAATGAAAGCCCCGAAAAAGATGGCAAACAACTTCAGGCCTCTCCAGCCGCTCAACAGAAGAAGGATTTACAAGAGTTTCCCGGGCAGTCCTCCACAAGAGAGTCAGTCCTTCCCAATACCATCCGCTACCCATTCCACAAGTCAAACAGGGACGGCAGCGGGAGTCCCAGGGGATCACAATCAGCTCGCTCCCATCATATCGGGCAGCGCCACGCCCATCGGCACCGGAACGCTGTTGGCCGAAATCATTAAGAATCGGGGTGCTGTTTTGGCAGAGGTGCAGAACGCTCAGAAACAGCCAGTTGTCATCTCAGAAGCCAATTCCAAAGTTCCAAGCTCATCTCAAACCGTTGACGCTAAAGGGGCAGCACGGCAAACCCAGCAGACTCTCAGCGAGCAGAACACCGACGTGAAACTTCCGTCGGCAGGGACCCTCGGGCTCATGGGTAATAACCCGGTAGAGATCACCACAACCAAACCTGCCGCTCCTTTTGTAACTCTCGTCAGTGGAAAGTTCCTTCCTCCTCTACTCCCTGGAGAGAGTATGCATCAATCCGGATCCGTACCCAACCGACTGGGGATGGGACCGCGCATACCGTACGTCCGGCCGTACGTCAACAGAACCGTCATGACGTCAGGAGCTCTCCAGAAACCTTCCTACAACCCTAACCGTTCTGGAGGGTCGAAATATAACGGGCCTTCAGCGGGGGTGGTGTGGCTATTCACAACAACAAGGCCCCCGACACGTAATCGCTGGACCCCTAACAGCCACGGATATGTAAGACCGCTTCATCCTCCTTCCAGCACTCGTGTCGTCTACCAACGACCACCGCCATCCTACCACTTCCGCTACCCAACGCCTTTACAACGACCCCCTCAAACAGTGTACCTCAACACCGCTCCCAAACCTGTGCGCGTCCAGAAACCTTACTTCTACAACTTTTATTTCAACCGGAACAGCCCTGCCCCATCGCGATACTCCATGTCCCCCGGGGGCTTTGGGGGATTAGACTTTGGGGCCTTGGGGGAGCTGAAGAAACGGCGAAGGCGCAGTCATCCTGAACATAAGCCCGAATGCAAGCACTAA
- the LOC137298374 gene encoding uncharacterized protein isoform X1: MLVSGMFRLMSLMYGYYFDTKAKDPTPKPVLKHHWAYTGEDGPDFWPLHYEKCGGQRQSPVSFEESMIEYNTNLPEFHLYNFDVYSQMTGNTILNITNNGHAASCALKGDYYVDGGGLAGHYRTAEFHFHWGGDSSQGSEHAINGMKYPLEMHVVNYAEKYGNLSEAMKHPDGLAVLGVFFKVSERDNPSLQPIMSALRNIIHYGSYEVVNNCSVRALLPKDLTSFYRYEGSLTTPPCHESVLWTVFTEVQEVSERQLNALRSLYEQDHESHSPHTGHSLAMKAPKKMANNFRPLQPLNRRRIYKSFPGSPPQESQSFPIPSATHSTSQTGTAAGVPGDHNQLAPIISGSATPIGTGTLLAEIIKNRGAVLAEVQNAQKQPVVISEANSKVPSSSQTVDAKGAARQTQQTLSEQNTDVKLPSAGTLGLMGNNPVEITTTKPAAPFVTLVSGKFLPPLLPGESMHQSGSVPNRLGMGPRIPYVRPYVNRTVMTSGALQKPSYNPNRSGGSKYNGPSAGVVWLFTTTRPPTRNRWTPNSHGYVRPLHPPSSTRVVYQRPPPSYHFRYPTPLQRPPQTVYLNTAPKPVRVQKPYFYNFYFNRNSPAPSRYSMSPGGFGGLDFGALGELKKRRRRSHPEHKPECKH; this comes from the exons ATCCGACGCCAAAGCCTGTTCTAAAACACCACTGGGCTTACACGGGGGAGGACG GTCCGGACTTTTGGCCTCTGCATTATGAGAAATGCGGGGGGCAACGTCAGTCACCCGTCAGCTTCGAAGAGAGCATGATAGAGTACAACACGAATCTCCCAGAATTTCACCTCTACAATTTTGACGTATATAGTCAAATGACGGGGAACACCATCTTGAACATAACGAACAATGGGCACGCTG CGAGTTGTGCACTCAAGGGAGACTACTACGTTGATGGCGGCGGTCTGGCTGGCCACTACAGAACTGCTGAGTTTCACTTCCACTGGGGTGGTGACAGCTCGCAGGGATCGGAACACGCCATTAACGGGATGAAGTATCCACTGGAA ATGCATGTCGTCAACTACGCTGAAAAGTACGGCAACCTGTCCGAGGCCATGAAACATCCAGACGGACTAGCAGTGCTTGGGGTCTTCTTCAAG GTGTCGGAGCGGGATAATCCCAGTCTACAGCCGATTATGTCTGCGCTGAGGAACATCATCCACTACG GTAGCTACGAGGTGGTCAACAACTGTTCAGTTCGGGCCTTACTGCCTAAAGACCTGACGTCCTTTTATCGGTACGAAGGCAGCTTGACCACTCCGCCCTGCCACGAGAGTGTGCTGTGGACAGTGTTCACTGAGGTCCAGGAAGTGTCCGAGAGACAG CTGAACGCACTACGGTCACTTTACGAACAGGACCATGAAAGCCATTCTCCTCATACTGGTCACAGCTTGGCAATGAAAGCCCCGAAAAAGATGGCAAACAACTTCAGGCCTCTCCAGCCGCTCAACAGAAGAAGGATTTACAAGAGTTTCCCGGGCAGTCCTCCACAAGAGAGTCAGTCCTTCCCAATACCATCCGCTACCCATTCCACAAGTCAAACAGGGACGGCAGCGGGAGTCCCAGGGGATCACAATCAGCTCGCTCCCATCATATCGGGCAGCGCCACGCCCATCGGCACCGGAACGCTGTTGGCCGAAATCATTAAGAATCGGGGTGCTGTTTTGGCAGAGGTGCAGAACGCTCAGAAACAGCCAGTTGTCATCTCAGAAGCCAATTCCAAAGTTCCAAGCTCATCTCAAACCGTTGACGCTAAAGGGGCAGCACGGCAAACCCAGCAGACTCTCAGCGAGCAGAACACCGACGTGAAACTTCCGTCGGCAGGGACCCTCGGGCTCATGGGTAATAACCCGGTAGAGATCACCACAACCAAACCTGCCGCTCCTTTTGTAACTCTCGTCAGTGGAAAGTTCCTTCCTCCTCTACTCCCTGGAGAGAGTATGCATCAATCCGGATCCGTACCCAACCGACTGGGGATGGGACCGCGCATACCGTACGTCCGGCCGTACGTCAACAGAACCGTCATGACGTCAGGAGCTCTCCAGAAACCTTCCTACAACCCTAACCGTTCTGGAGGGTCGAAATATAACGGGCCTTCAGCGGGGGTGGTGTGGCTATTCACAACAACAAGGCCCCCGACACGTAATCGCTGGACCCCTAACAGCCACGGATATGTAAGACCGCTTCATCCTCCTTCCAGCACTCGTGTCGTCTACCAACGACCACCGCCATCCTACCACTTCCGCTACCCAACGCCTTTACAACGACCCCCTCAAACAGTGTACCTCAACACCGCTCCCAAACCTGTGCGCGTCCAGAAACCTTACTTCTACAACTTTTATTTCAACCGGAACAGCCCTGCCCCATCGCGATACTCCATGTCCCCCGGGGGCTTTGGGGGATTAGACTTTGGGGCCTTGGGGGAGCTGAAGAAACGGCGAAGGCGCAGTCATCCTGAACATAAGCCCGAATGCAAGCACTAA